The Streptococcus suis DNA window AGTCAAGTAGTTGAACAATCAACAACTGTATCAACACCTTCAAATTCATCCTCTTCGTCTTCATCAGCAGCATCTAATAATGCAAGATACAATGCTTCATCTTATCCTGTAGGTGAATGTACATGGGGTGTTAAATCTCAACTGTCATGGGTTGGTCCTTATTGGGGTAATGCTAACCAGTGGGTTGCATCAGCACGTGCAGAAGGTTTTAGTGTTGGGACAACTCCGCAAGTTGGAGCAGTTGCTGTTTGGGTTGGTGGAGCATATGGACATGTGGCTTTAGTTAGTGCTGTTGAAAGTTCTACAAACATTCAAGTCTCAGAGTCCAACTATATGGGTCGTCGTTATATTGGTAACCACCGCGGTTGGTTTAATCCTACGACAACTTCTGAAGGTACAGTTTATTATATTTATCCTTCATATTGATTTGTTATTTTTATTAGAGCGTAATCATTGTGCGCTCTATTTTTTATTGAAAAATGAAGTAAAAAACGTTAAAATAGTAATGGTAGAAAAATATAGGAGGCAGTCATGTCGTTTACTGACTTAAAATTGTTCGCACTATCATCTAATCAAAAGTTAGCAGAGAAAGTGTCACACATCATAGGGATCCCATTAGGAAAATCAAGTGTTCGTCAATTTTCAGATGGTGAGATTCAAGTCAATATTGAAGAGTCTATCCGTGGTACGCATGTGTTCATTCTTCAATCAACTAGCTCACCAGTCAATGATAACTTAATGGAAATTTTGATTATGGTAGATGCTCTAAAGCGTGCATCTGCAGAATCAGTAAACGTTGTTATGCCTTACTATGGTTATGCACGTCAAGACCGTAAAGCACGTGCACGTGAGCCAATCACTTCTAAATTGGTTGCAAATATGTTACAGACAGCCGGAGTTGATCGCTTGTTAACGATTGATTTACATGCCGCGCAAATTCAAGGTTTCTTTGATATTCCTGTTGATCATTTGATGGGAGCTCCTTTAATTGGTGATTATTTTGAGCGTCGTGGTATGGTAGGAGATGGCTATGTGGTTGTATCTCCAGACCATGGTGGTGTGACTCGTGCTCGTAAATTAGCTCAATTCTTAAAGACTCCGATTGCAATCATTGATAAACGGCGTAGCATTGATAAGATGAATACATCAGAAGTTATGAATATTATTGGTGATGTTGAAGGGAAAACCTGTATTTTAATTGATGATATGATTGATACAGCAGGTACGATTTGTCATGCTGCAGATGCATTAGCAGAAGCGGGTGCAACAGCTGTCTATGCTTCTTGTACTCACCCGGTTTTATCAGGACCAGCGATGGATAACATTAGTAAATCAGCTATTAAGAAATTAGTTGTTTTGGATACAATAGAGATTGCTGAGGATCGCTTGATTGACAAGATTGAACATATTTCGACAGCTGAATTATTGGCAGAAGCGATTATTCGTATTCATGAAAAACGTCCACTGTCACCTTTGTTTGAAACAAGTCGTGGTTAATACGTAAAAGAAGAGTTAAATGACTCTTCTTTTTTACATTTATTTGGAAATTATATTATAATAGTTCTATATGTTTTTGAGGTGACAGTATGGATTTATTAAATCGTTTCAATAAAAATTTAAATCGAATCGAGGTATCAATGATTCGTCAATTTGATCAGTCAATTTCTGATGTGCCTGGGATTTTAAAACTGACCTTGGGAGAGCCTGATTTTACAACACCGGATCATGTAAAAGAGGCAGCAAAAGCGGCAATTGATGCGAACCAAAGTTACTATACAGGTATGGCTGGACTGCTGGATTTGCGTGAAGCTGCGGCTGAATTTGTAGCTAAAAAATACAATTTAACTTACAATCCAAATACTGAGGTTTTATCAACAATCGGTGCGACCGAGGCTTTATCAGCTAGTTTAGTGGCCATTTTGGAGGCCGGTGATACTGTTATCCTGCCTGCTCCTGCCTACCCTGGTTATGAACCTATTGTCAATATGGTAGGGGCAGACATCGTTGAAATCGATACGACTGCTAATGATTTTGTATTGACACCTGAGATGTTGGAAGAGGCGATTATTGAGCAGGGGGATAAGCTAAAAGCTATCATTCTCAACTATCCTGCCAATCCAACGGGTGTGACTTACTCACGGGAGCAAATTCAGGCTTTTGCGGATGTCATTCGGAAGTATCCAATTTTTGTCTTGTCTGATGAGGTTTATGCAGAGTTGACTTATACTGGTCAGCAACATACATCAATTGCAGAATTTTTACCAGAGCAAACCATTTTGATTCAAGGACTTTCTAAATCTCATGCTATGACGGGATGGCGGATTGGCTTGATTATGAGTCAGGCTCCGATTATTGCTCAAATAATTAAAAGTCACCAGTATCTAGTAACAGCTGCAGCGACAGCTATGCAATATGGTGCAGTGGAGGCCTTAAAAAATGGTAAGGATGATGCCTTACCGATGCGGGCGGAATATGTCAAGCGTCGGGATTATATCATCGAAAAGATGACTGACTTGGGCTTTAAGATTATCAAACCTGATGGTGCTTTTTATATCTTTGCCAAAATACCTGCAGAATACAATCAGGATTCATTTAGTTTTTTACAGGATTTTGCTAAGAAAAAAGCAGTTGCCTTTATTCCAGGTGCAGCTTTCGGTAAATACGGGGAAGGGTATGTACGTATTTCTTATGCGGCAAGTATGGAAACAATTCAAACAGCTATGGCTCGTTTGAAAGAATATCTTAAAGAAAATGGAACGAATTGAAACCAGAGGAATCGTCCTTTATAATCAAGATTTCCGAGAAGATGATAAACTGGTCAAAATCTTTACCGAGAAGTCTGGCAAGCGAATGTTTTTCGTGAAACATGCCTCTAAGTCCAAGTTGGTAGCCTCTATTCAGCCGTTGACACATGCGGATTTTATTGTCAAAATTAATGATGATGGTTTGTCTTATATAGAAGATTTTCATCAGGTACAGCCATTTAAATCAATTAACGGTGATATTTTCAAGCTCAGCTACGCCACCTATATATTAGCTTTGGCAGATGCGGCCTTGCAGGACAAGGTTTATGATCCAGCTCTTTTTGCTTTCTTGGTCAAAACCTTGGACTTGATGGAGTCGGGTCTGGATTATGAAATTTTAACCAATATCTTTGAAATTCAGCTATTGGGTCGATTTGGTGTTAGTTTGAATTTTCATGAGTGTGCTTTCTGTCATCGAGTAGGTCAGCCTTTTGACTATTCCTACAAGTACAGCGGGGTCTTATGTCCGCAACACTATCAACAAGATGAACGACGGGCTTATCTGGATCCTAATGTTCCCTATTTACTTGATCAATTTCAGGCTATTTCCTTTGATGAGCTGGAAACCATTTCCATCAAGCCTGAGATGAAACGCAAATTACGTTTTTTTATTGACCAGTTGTATGAAGAATATGTGGGGATTCACTTGAAATCAAAGAAATTTATAGATGATTTGTCTTCTTGGGGGCAGATTATGAAACCAAGAACAGAAAATGAGGAAACAGAATGAAACGTATTGCAGTAGATGCTATGGGTGGGGACCATGCCCCTCAGGCAGTGGTAGAAGGTGTCAATCAAGCTTTGGCTACCTTTCCAGATATTGAAATTCAGCTCTATGGCGATGAGGCAAAAATCAAGAATTATTTGACAGCGAAAGAACGTGTCAGCATTGTCCATACGACTGAGAAAATCAATTCAGATGATGAGCCTGTCAAGGCCATTCGTCGGAAGAAAGAGGCTTCTATGGTCCTAGCAACCAAGGCTGTCAAGGATGGCCAAGCAGATGCGGTCTTGTCAGCTGGAAATACAGGTGCTCTTTTGGCGGCAGGCGTCTTTGTGGTCGGTCGCATCAAGCACATTGACCGTCCTGGTCTTATGTCTACCTTGCCGACTATGGACGGTAAGGGATTTGATATGATGGACTTGGGAGCAAATGCTGAAAATACAGCTCATCACCTCTATCAGTATGGTATTCTTGGCTCATTTTACGCGGAGCACGTGCGTGGTGTCAAACAACCTCGTGTGGGACTTTTGAACAACGGTACGGAAGATACCAAGGGAACTCCAGTTCACCAAGAGGCCTATAAACTCTTGGCGGAAGACAAGTCAATCAACTTTATCGGCAATGTGGAAGCGCGTGAGTTGCTCAACAGCGTGGCGGATGTGGTCGTGACGGATGGTTTCACGGGAAACGCTGTGCTGAAAACCATAGAGGGTACAGCAAAATCCATCGTTGGTCAGTTGACTGGCTCAATCAAGAATGGTGGTCTGCGTGCTAAAATTGGTGGTCTACTTGTTAAGCCAACCTTGAAAAAGGCGCTTGGTGCTATGGATTACAAAACAGCTGGCGGGGCAGTTTTGCTAGGTCTAAAAGCTCCGGTTATCAAGGCCCATGGATCCAGCGATGCTCAATCAATTTTCTACACTCTTAAACAGACGCGTTCGATTTTGGAGGCCGGTATTGTGGATAAATCAGTTGCCAAATTTTCTGTAGTGGAGGAAGACAATGAATAGAGAACAAGTCTATCAGCGGGTTGTTGAATTGATTCAAGATGAAAAAGGTGAGGATTTCGATGTTCAACCTGAGTCGACTTTAGCTGATTATATTGCTGCAGATTCTGTTGAAATTATGGAATTTGTGTTAAATTTGGAGGATGAATTTGGAATTGATATTCCAGATACTGCGATTGAGCGCTTTGAAACTCTTTCTGATATTGTTGATTTTGTTTATGAAGAAACACAAAAACGTTCGTAGTTTACGGGCGTTTTTCTTTACTTTTACAGGAAGATTAAGGTATTTCTTGAATATACGAACAAGCTGTGATAAAATAAACAAAAAGGTTAAAATAATTTGTGAAAGGCGAACATTTTTATGAAAACAGACCCTATCTATTCAGGAAAAGCTAAAGATATTTTTGCTACAAGCGATGATGATCAAATTGTTGCAGTCTACAAGGATCAGGCAACGGCTTTTAATGGTGGTAAGAAAGAACAGATTGCTGGGAAGGGTCGGCTTAATAATCTGATTTCTTCACTTATTTTTGAAAAGTTAAATGAGGCTGGTGTAAAAACGCATTTTATCAAGCGTTTATCAGATACGGAACAATTAAATGCGAAGGTGGATATCATTCCTCTTGAGGTTGTATTGCGTAATATTACAGCTGGATCATTTTCAAAACGATTTGGTGTGGAAGAAGGTATTGAGTTAACTCACCCTATTGTTGAGTTTTACTATAAAAAAGATGAGCTAGATGATCCTTTTATTAATGATGAACATGTTGCGTTTCTCAATATAGCTAGCCAAGAGGATATTGCTTATATTAAAGAAGAAACTCGCCGAATCAACGTTTTCTTGAAAGAGCTGTTTGCTCAGATTGGTTTAAAGTTGGTAGATTTCAAATTGGAATTTGGATTTGATAAAACAGGACAAATTATATTGGCTGATGAATTTTCACCAGATAACTGTCGTCTGTGGGATGTGGATGGAAACCATCTTGATAAAGATGTGTTCCGTCGTGGTCTTGGAGAGTTGACCGATGTTTATGAGGTTGTTTTAGAAAAATTGCAGAGCGTGAAATAGGGGATTTTAGAAAGGGATTGAAACCGTCCGGAAAATATGATTAGACTGGGAATTCACTAAATGTATTTGGTGATTTCTAAGTGTAAGACAGCTTTTCTTGTCGGACTTGGTATCTTGAATATGGCAAAACGTATTTTTGTTGAAAAAAAAGCAGATTTTCAAATTAAGGCAGAAGCTCTTCTCGAAGAATTGGTTCACAATTTGCAGTTGACTAGTCTATCCAATCTTCGATTAGTACAGGTATATGATATTTTCAATTTAGAGGAAGAATTGCTTGAACAAGCGATTAAGCATATCTTCATGGAACAGGTAACAGATAAGGCGTTGTTGGAAGAAGAACTGGGTTTAGAAAGCTCAGTCTATTTTGCCATTGAGGCTCTCCCTGGTCAATTTGATCAACGTGCAGCTAGTAGCCAAGAGGCTCTCCTTTTATTGGGTAGCCGTCAAAATGTACGTGTTCATACTGGTCAGCTTTTTATCTTAAATGGAAATGTACTAGAAGAAGAATTGGCTGCAATTAAGAATTATCTTCTTAATCCTGTTGATTCTCGTTTCAAAGATATGGAATCGCCTTTGCTGGAACAGGAATTTTCTGTTTCAGACAGCTCTATTCCAAATTTAGAATTTTTTGAAAACTATAGTGCTGAAGACTTTGCGATGTACAAGCGTGAAGTTGGTTTGGCCATGGAAGTGGAGGATTTATTATTTATCCAAGACTATTTCAAATCAATCGGTCGAGTGCCAACTGAAACAGAGCTCAAAGTCTTAGATACTTATTGGAGTGACCACTGCCGTCATACGACATTTGAAACAGAACTCAGAACGATTGACTTTTCAGCTTCAAAATTCCAAAAGCAATTGCAGGCGACATATGACAAATACATTGCGATGCGATCAGAATTAGGTCGATCAGACAAGCCTCAAACTTTAATGGATATGGCTACTATTTTTGGTCGCTATGAGCGTGTGAATGGTCGATTGGATGATATGGAAGTTTCTGATGAGATTAACGCTTGTTCAGTAGAAATTGAAGTGGACGTGGATGGAGTGAAGGAACCTTGGCTTCTCATGTTCAAAAATGAAACACATAATCACCCAACAGAGATTGAACCTTTTGGTGGGGCAGCAACTTGTATTGGTGGTGCTATCCGTGATCCGTTGTCAGGTCGGTCTTATGTCTATCAGGCAATGCGGATTTCAGGTGCAGGAGATATCACTCAACCATTAACTGCAACACGTGATGGGAAATTACCACAACAAATCATTTCAAAAACAGCTGCACATGGCTATTCTTCTTACGGCAACCAAATTGGTCTTGCGACGACCTATGTCCGTGAATACTTCCACCCAGGTTTCGTTGCCAAACGTATGGAACTTGGAGCGGTGATTGGAGCTGCTCCGAAAGAAAATGTAGTCCGTGAAAAACCGGTGGCTGGTGATGTGGTCATCTTACTTGGTGGTAAAACAGGACGAGATGGTATTGGTGGAGCAACAGGTTCGTCTAAGGTTCAGACTGTCGAATCGGTCGAAACAGCTGGTGCAGAAGTTCAAAAGGGAAATGCTATTGAAGAACGTAAAATTCAGCGTTTATTCCGAAATGGACAAGTGACACGTCTGATTAAAAAGTCGAATGACTTTGGTGCAGGGGGTGTCTGTGTAGCGATTGGTGAGTTAGCAGATGGTTTGGAAATAGATTTAGATAAGGTGCCACTCAAGTATGCAGGTTTGAATGGAACTGAGATTGCCATTTCAGAATCACAAGAGCGGATGAGTGTAGTCGTTCGTCCAGAGGATGTAGAAACTTTTATCGAAGCCTGTCGTGAAGAAAATATCCATGCTGTTGTAGTAGCTAAAGTGACGGATAAACCAAATCTAGTCATGACTTGGAATGGCCAAACGATTGTTGATTTGGAACGTTCTTTCCTTGATACAAATGGTGTTCGTGTAGTAGTTGATGCAAAAGTAGTTGACAATGCTGTCAACCTTCCCGAATTACGTCAGACATCACTTGAAACCCTAGAAGAGGATTTGAAGACAATTCTTTCAGACCTCAATCATGCTAGCCAAAAAGGATTGCAGACTATTTTTGACTCTTCAGTTGGTCGTTCAACAGTGAATCATCCACTTGGTGGGCGTTATCAGTTGACGCCGACAGAAAGTTCCGTTCAAAAGTTACCTGTCCAAGATGGTGTGACGACAACAGCTTCGGTTATGGCGCAAGGGTACAATCCATATTTAGCAGAGTGGTCTCCATATCATGGTGCAGCGTATGCGGTGATTGAAGCAATAGCTCGTTTGGTTGCAACAGGTGCAAACTGGTCTAAGGCCCGTTTCTCTTATCAAGAGTATTTCCAAAGAATGGATAAACAGGCGGAACGATTTGGACAGCCTGTAGCGGCTTTACTTGGCTCAATTGAGGCTCAAATTCAGTTAGGTTTACCATCTATTGGGGGTAAGGACTCTATGTCTGGTACCTTTGAAGAACTAACGGTTCCTCCAACCCTAGTTGCTTTTGGTGTAACCACTGCAGATAGTCGCAAGGTTCTTTCTCCTGAGTTCAAAACAACCAGTGAGAATATCTATTATCTTCCAGGTCAAATTTTATCGGAAGATATAGATTTTACATTCATCAAGTCAAACTTTGAGACTTTTGAAAAATGGCAGAATACTTATTCGATTACAGCAGCAAGTGCTATTAAGTATGGTGGTGTTTTAGAAAGTATCGCCTTGATGACTTTTGGAAATCAGATTGGTGCGACAATTGAATTAGAAACCGTGGAAACATGTCTGACAGGTCAATTAGGTGGTTTTGTCTTTACTTCTACTGAAGAAATTTCAGAAGCAGTGAAAATTGGACAGACGACAGAAGAGTTTGCACTTGTTGTCAATGGTGTCAAGTTGTTTGGACAAGATGTACAAGCTGCTTTTGAAGGAAAACTTGAAGAGGTCTATCCTACAGAATTTAAACAAAACACTTCTATAGAGGATGTCCCAGCCATTGCGAAAACAACGATTCGTAGAGCCAAGAAAAAAGTTGATGTTCCACTGGTGTACATTCCAGTTTTCCCGGGAACTAACTCTGAGTATGACTCAGCCAAGGCGTTTGAACAAGCTGGTGCCCAGGTAAATCTAGTACCATTTGTTACCTTAGATGGAAAGAGTATGGAACATTCCGTTGACACAATGGTGGACAATATTGACAAGGCTAATATTCTTTTCTTTGCAGGTGGTTTTTCAGCAGCAGATGAGCCAGATGGTTCTGCTAAATTTATCGTGACTATCTTGCGAAATGCCAAGGTCCGTTCAGCTATCGACCAGTTTATCGAAAAAGGTGGTCTCATTATCGGAATCTGTAATGGTTTCCAAGCCCTTGTTAAATCAGGCTTATTACCTTATGGGAATTTTGAAGAAGTAGTGGAAACCAGTCCAACTCTCTTCTATAACGATGCTAACCAGCACGTTGCAAAAATAGTTGAGACACGCATTGCTAATGTAAATTCTCCATGGTTATCAGGGGTTCAAGTTGGAGATATTCACGCTATTCCAGTTTCTCATGGTGAAGGGAAATTTGTAGTTACAGATGAAGAATTTGAAGTCTTGCGCAACAATGGCCAAATTTTCAGTCAATACGTGGATTTCACTGGTCAACCAAGTATGGATTCAAAATACAATCCAAATGGCTCATATCATGCGATAGAAGGAATTACTAGTGCCAATGGTCAAATCATTGGGAAAATGGGACATTCAGAGCGTTATGAAACTGGTCTCTTCCAAAATATTCCGGGGAATAAAGACCAGGGCTTATTTGCATCAGCGGTTCGCTATTTTACAGAATAAGAAAGTTCAGCAATCATTCTGGTTGAATAAACATAATAAAGGGAATAACATGTACGAAGTTAAATCACTTAATGAAGAATGCGGAGTCTTCGGGATTTGGGGTCATCCGCAAGCTGCTCAGGTCACATATTTTGGACTCCATAGTTTGCAGCACCGAGGTCAAGAAGGCGCAGGGATTTTAGCAAATGATAAAGGACATTTACGTCGTCATCGGAATACAGGGTTGATTGCGGATGTTTTTAAAAAGTCAGAAGACCTAGAACGTCTCACTGGGAGAGCAGCGATAGGTCATGTTCGCTATGCTACGTCAGGTTCGGCTTCTATCCATAACATTCAACCTTTTCTCTTTGAGTTTTCAGATATGGAAGTTGGACTAGCTCATAATGGCAATTTGACTAATGCAGTTAGTTTAAAGGCTGAATTAGAAAAAAATGGTTCGATTTTTTCAAGTTCATCTGATACTGAAATTCTGATGCATTTGATTCGTCGCAGTCATAATCCAGACCTGATGGGTAAAATCAAGGAAGCTCTTAATACTGTCAAGGGTGGATTTGCCTACTTGATTATGTTAGAGGATAAAATGGTTGCAGCCTTGGATCCAAACGGTTTTCGTCCATTATCTATTGGAAAGATGAAGAACGGGGCTTGGGTCGTCGCCAGCGAGACATGTGCGTTTGAAGTTGTTGGAGCAGAATGGGTTCGTGATGTTGAGCCGGGAGAGATGGTCATTATTGATGATTCAGGAATTCGCTATGATACCTATACGACGGATACACAACTTGCAGTTTGTTCGATGGAATATATCTACTTTGCGCGTCCAGATTCTGTCATTCATGGGATCAATGTTCATACCGCCCGAAAAAATATGGGGCGCCGTTTGGCTCAAGAATTTCAACACGAAGCAGATATTGTTGTTGGTGTGCCTAATTCATCACTTTCAGCTGCAATGGGTTTTGCAGAGGAGTCCGGTTTGCCAAATGAGATGGGGCTGATTAAAAATCAGTACATTCAAAGGACCTTTATCCAGCCTACACAGGAATTACGGGAACAGGGTGTTCGCATGAAGTTATCAGCTGTTTCCAGTGTTGTTAAGGATAAGCGCGTGGTTATGATTGACGATTCAATTGTTCGAGGAACAACGAGTCGTCGTATTGTCAAACTGTTACGTGATGCTGGTGCGAAAGAGGTCCATGTTGCTATCGGTAGTCCAGAACTGAAGTATCCATGTTTTTATGGAATTGACATTCAAACACGTAGAGAACTGATTTCAGCCAATCATTCTGTAGATGAGGTTTGTGAAATTATAGGAGCTGATAGCCTTACCTATCTGTCATTAGATGGTTTGATAGACTCGATTGGTATAAAAACAGATGCACCAAAGGGTGGGCTCTGTGTGGCGTATTTTGATGGAGAATTTCCAACGCCCCTTTATGACTATGAGGAAGAATATCTTCGAAGCTTAGAAGAGAAAACTAGTTTCTACATAGAGAATGTCAAAAGAGATAAATAAGTGTCAATCAATATTGACAACCTTGTAAACCTTGTCAATCAACTGTAAAGTTTTTAGAGGAAAGGAAATAGAATGACGAATAAAAATGCTTATGCTCAGTCAGGAGTGGATGTCGAAGCGGGTTATGAAGTAGTTGAACGTATCAAAAAACACGTTGCTCGGACAGAGCGATTGGGTGTCATGGGGGCACTAGGTGGTTTTGGTGGTATGTTTGACCTAACCAAATTAGATGTGAAAGAGCCTGTTTTAGTATCAGGAACTGATGGTGTTGGTACTAAGCTTATGCTTGCAATTCAATATGACAAACATGACACAATTGGCCAAGATTGTGTTGCGATGTGTGTCAACGATATTATTGCAGCAGGTGCAGAACCGCTTTATTTCCTTGACTATATTGCGACAGGGAAAAATGAGCCAGCTAAATTGGAACAAATAGTGGCAGGTGTTGCAGAAGGCTGTGTCCAAGCAGGTTGCGGGTTGATTGGTGGTGAAACTGCTGAAATGCCTGGCATGTACGGCGAAGATGATTATGATTTAGCCGGTTTTGCAGTCGGAATCGCTGATAAATCACAAATTATTGACGGAAGTAAGGTCAAAGAAGGTGATATCTTACTCGGGTTAGCTTCAAGTGGCATCCACTCTAATGGTTATTCATTGGTTCGCCGTGTTTTTGCGAATCTTGATGGTGACGCTCTGTTGCCAGAGCTCAATGGCAAAGCTCTTAAGGATGTCTTACTAGAACCAACACGTATTTATGTCCAACAAGTACTACCATTGGTAAAAGATGAACTTGTAAATGGTATCGCTCATATCACTGGTGGTGGATTTATTGAAAATATCCCTCGTATGTTTTCAGATGATTTAGCAGCAGAGATTGAAGAAGATAAGATTCCAGTCCTTCCTATCTTCACCGCCCTTGAAACATATGGCAAAATCAAACACGAAGAAATGTTTGAAATCTTCAACATGGGGATTGGTTTGGTGCTAGCAGTCAGTCCTGAAAAGGTTGACAAGGTTCGAGAATCAGTCAATGAAGATGTTTATGAAATTGGTCGTATTGTAATCAAAGAAGACAAGAGTGTGATAATCAAATGAAGCGAATAGCAATTTTTGCCTCTGGTAATGGTTCCAATTTTCAAGTTATAGCTGAACAATTCAAGGTACATTTTGTTTTTTCAGATCATAGAGATGCTTTCGTTTTAAAGAGAGCTGAAACATTAGGAGTTCCAGCCTATGCTTTTGAACTGAAGGAGTTTGCTGATAAACAGTCATATGAAAAAGCACTCATTGACTTATTGGACAAACACCAGATTGATCTGGTTGTTTTAGCTGGCTATATGAAGATTGTTGGCCCTACATTGCTTGCTAAGTACGAGGGACGGATTATCAATATTCATCCAGCTTATCTGCCAGAATTTCCAGGAGCCCATGGGATTGAAGATGCCTGGGAAGCTGACGTTCCAGAGAGTGGTGTGACGGTTCACTGGGTCGACAGTGGTGTTGATACAGGTCAAATTATTAAACAAGTCCGTGTACCTAGGTTGGCTGATGATCATTTGGAGCAGTTTGAGGAACGGATTCACGCCGCAGAATATCAGCTTTATCCAACAGTTTTAGAAGAGCTGGGGGTGGAAAGGATAGAGTTATGATAAAGAAAATAATCTCATTCGTTTTGGTATTTGTTTTAGCTGCTCTGCTATTTAATAGCTTTATTTTTGCAAACTTAGAAAATCCAGCACGTTTGATATTGGCCTATGGATTATCCTTGATTTTATCAGGATTTTTAATGACTCAAATCAAATAGTAAAAGTGTAGAAGAAGGAGTAAATATGACAAAGCGTGCGTTAATTAGCGTATCTGATAAAAATGGTATCGTGGAATTTGCCAAGGAACTAAACAGTTTTGGTTGGGAGATTATCTCAACAGGCGGTACAAAAGTTACATTGGATCAGGCGGGTA harbors:
- a CDS encoding ribose-phosphate diphosphokinase; amino-acid sequence: MSFTDLKLFALSSNQKLAEKVSHIIGIPLGKSSVRQFSDGEIQVNIEESIRGTHVFILQSTSSPVNDNLMEILIMVDALKRASAESVNVVMPYYGYARQDRKARAREPITSKLVANMLQTAGVDRLLTIDLHAAQIQGFFDIPVDHLMGAPLIGDYFERRGMVGDGYVVVSPDHGGVTRARKLAQFLKTPIAIIDKRRSIDKMNTSEVMNIIGDVEGKTCILIDDMIDTAGTICHAADALAEAGATAVYASCTHPVLSGPAMDNISKSAIKKLVVLDTIEIAEDRLIDKIEHISTAELLAEAIIRIHEKRPLSPLFETSRG
- a CDS encoding pyridoxal phosphate-dependent aminotransferase, with protein sequence MDLLNRFNKNLNRIEVSMIRQFDQSISDVPGILKLTLGEPDFTTPDHVKEAAKAAIDANQSYYTGMAGLLDLREAAAEFVAKKYNLTYNPNTEVLSTIGATEALSASLVAILEAGDTVILPAPAYPGYEPIVNMVGADIVEIDTTANDFVLTPEMLEEAIIEQGDKLKAIILNYPANPTGVTYSREQIQAFADVIRKYPIFVLSDEVYAELTYTGQQHTSIAEFLPEQTILIQGLSKSHAMTGWRIGLIMSQAPIIAQIIKSHQYLVTAAATAMQYGAVEALKNGKDDALPMRAEYVKRRDYIIEKMTDLGFKIIKPDGAFYIFAKIPAEYNQDSFSFLQDFAKKKAVAFIPGAAFGKYGEGYVRISYAASMETIQTAMARLKEYLKENGTN
- the recO gene encoding DNA repair protein RecO; this encodes MERIETRGIVLYNQDFREDDKLVKIFTEKSGKRMFFVKHASKSKLVASIQPLTHADFIVKINDDGLSYIEDFHQVQPFKSINGDIFKLSYATYILALADAALQDKVYDPALFAFLVKTLDLMESGLDYEILTNIFEIQLLGRFGVSLNFHECAFCHRVGQPFDYSYKYSGVLCPQHYQQDERRAYLDPNVPYLLDQFQAISFDELETISIKPEMKRKLRFFIDQLYEEYVGIHLKSKKFIDDLSSWGQIMKPRTENEETE
- the plsX gene encoding phosphate acyltransferase PlsX, which gives rise to MKRIAVDAMGGDHAPQAVVEGVNQALATFPDIEIQLYGDEAKIKNYLTAKERVSIVHTTEKINSDDEPVKAIRRKKEASMVLATKAVKDGQADAVLSAGNTGALLAAGVFVVGRIKHIDRPGLMSTLPTMDGKGFDMMDLGANAENTAHHLYQYGILGSFYAEHVRGVKQPRVGLLNNGTEDTKGTPVHQEAYKLLAEDKSINFIGNVEARELLNSVADVVVTDGFTGNAVLKTIEGTAKSIVGQLTGSIKNGGLRAKIGGLLVKPTLKKALGAMDYKTAGGAVLLGLKAPVIKAHGSSDAQSIFYTLKQTRSILEAGIVDKSVAKFSVVEEDNE
- a CDS encoding acyl carrier protein; amino-acid sequence: MNREQVYQRVVELIQDEKGEDFDVQPESTLADYIAADSVEIMEFVLNLEDEFGIDIPDTAIERFETLSDIVDFVYEETQKRS
- a CDS encoding phosphoribosylaminoimidazolesuccinocarboxamide synthase — its product is MKTDPIYSGKAKDIFATSDDDQIVAVYKDQATAFNGGKKEQIAGKGRLNNLISSLIFEKLNEAGVKTHFIKRLSDTEQLNAKVDIIPLEVVLRNITAGSFSKRFGVEEGIELTHPIVEFYYKKDELDDPFINDEHVAFLNIASQEDIAYIKEETRRINVFLKELFAQIGLKLVDFKLEFGFDKTGQIILADEFSPDNCRLWDVDGNHLDKDVFRRGLGELTDVYEVVLEKLQSVK